The Plasmodium yoelii strain 17X genome assembly, chromosome: 1 genome contains a region encoding:
- a CDS encoding Homo sapiens KIAA0052 protein, which yields MSENIDDLFNVFEEDETKKNLPNNSKAPDHLNAIVEEQNGQDNIAYPNEGYIMKNEQTINNKTTKAEIKENEIEMEINYESPEYNAPIDYKININNIISNHKSNNKIKEQIKEEIYNEAGSINRSNNLFNNKIRKTNGENSQTKTEIRTNTYKEPVREMLIENSKTINNDDVLVLEEFGSDVNCIHKCVRPQSYVHNKLSESITPARTYKFELDTFQKKSIECLERNESVLVSAHTSAGKTVIAEYAIALGLRDKQRVIYTSPIKALSNQKYRDLSEEFKDVGLITGDISINPEASIIVMTTEILRSMLYRGSSLTKEVKWVIFDEIHYMRDRDRGVIWEETIILLPLMVRFIFLSATIPNGIQFAEWVSSIKNQACHIVYTDYRPTPLQHYIYPTSSESVFLICDENKNFKKDNFIKAVNALKDRSMLDENNQSGGNNKFNKRMRKNTYDIEKIVQMCHSRNYTPLIIFAFSKKECEVNATTLHKVNLTDDSEKEVIKELYENAIQILADDDRALPQVQFILPLLLRGIGIHHGGLLPIIKEIIEIMFQESLLKVLFSTETFSMGINMPAKTVVFTSLKKFDGLEKRLITSGEYIQMAGRAGRRGLDDRGIVIIMLDSPLHWKDAEKLFVGEANRLVSQFHLGYNMILNLLRIEGITPEFMIERSFIQYQMKKNLFEQIFASKKVEQKSQEILNILTNIYLGQNGEEFTKAYLLNQVKTNDVETILKNKNVKNEGTHILLENNDPNDPKTIDDYNNSETSNTVLKNYITTFSEISNYYITRNKLVELGETYRSLLTSKKNITQYLTMGRLLYAVEDDLKWGWCICIEGRIAEEKYNNNHKNNSTGNNRNTGNDNNIIGYDTNHTNSSNDTKFNKKNSVENNRNNTNILVVECLVPYVQNKKRKFPQNNDDDDDNKNSQKRDLEFLPAHDRLKAQWKVMTFYIKCIYQISAVVLNIEKPFDKSSEEEIEKVKNKYNTMVSCLKGEQNIPVIGSNQMNIKDDEFFKIVKNIYYYENILNKNKLLNNKNLNKYYQLYSKYVALQCEKNILDCNIEQCKFIVLKKELNNMLILLESLNYIEITYKTHEKNQTNNDQTNRSDGENDQKQIDTINEKLLTQSDTHNDITNKNNNDEKNYVVTMKGQIASAILSVDELVISELFFSNFFSKYTYDYICAFLSCFVYDESTNKEITINDPILIEGYQQITKTATIIANKMNQCGMNINVKDYLEKFKSAIMPIVLLWARGHSFMEILADSQIYEGSIIRTLRRLDELLRQMICAFRGINNDNMCEILTTATKKLRRGIPFSPSLYL from the exons atgtctGAAAACATTGATGACTTATTTAATGTTTTTGAGGAGGAtgagacaaaaaaaaatctacCAAATAATAGCAAAGCCCCCGATCATTTAAATGCTATTGTAGAAGAACAAAATGGCCAAGACAATATAGCCTATCCAAACGAAGggtatataatgaaaaatgaaCAGActataaataacaaaacaACAAAGGCCGAAATTAAGGAAAATGAAATTGaaatggaaataaattaCGAAAGCCCCGAATATAATGCCCCAATAGACTACAAGATAAACattaacaatataataaGTAATcataaaagtaataataaaataaaagagcAAATTaaagaagaaatatataatgaggCAGGAAGTATAAATAGAAGTAATAatctttttaataataaaataagaaaaacGAATGGAGAAAATAGTCAAACAAAAACTGAAATAAGAACGAACACATATAAAGAACCTGTTCGGGAAATGCTAATTGAAAATAGCAAGacaataaataatgatgatgttTTAGTTTTAGAAGAATTTGGTAGCGATGTGAATTGCATACATAAATGTGTTAGGCCTCAAAGTTATGTACATAATAAATTAAGTGAATCTATAACACCTGCTAGAACATATAAATTTGAGTTAGATacttttcaaaaaaaatcaatagAATGTTTAGAAAGAAATGAAAGTGTTCTAGTATCTGCTCACACATCTGCTGGGAAAACCGTTATAGCAGAATATGCAATAGCATTAGGATTGAGAGATAAACAAAGAGTAATTTATACAAGTCCTATAAAAGCATTAAGCAATCAAAAATATAGAGACTTGAGTGAAGAATTTAAAGATGTAGGATTAATTACAGGTGATATATCAATAAATCCAGAAGCATCTATAATAGTTATGACAACAGAAATTCTGAGATCTATGCTATATCGAGGATCTTCATTAACAAAAGAAGTGAAATGGGTCATATTTGATGAAATTCATTATATGAGAGATAGAGATAGAGGTGTTATATGGGAAGAGACTATTATATTGCTCCCATTAATGGTTCGATTCATTTTCTTAAGTGCTACCATACCAAATGGTATACAGTTCGCTGAATGGGTTAGTAGTATTAAAAACCAAGCATGTCATATTGTTTATACAGATTATAGGCCTACACCTCTTcaacattatatttatccTACATCTAGTGAAAgtgtatttttaatatgtgatgaaaataaaaattttaaaaaagataattttataaaggCTGTTAACGCACTGAAAGATAGAAGCATGTTAGATGAAAATAACCAAAGCGgtggaaataataaatttaataaacgaatgagaaaaaatacatatgatattgaaaaaatCGTTCAAATGTGTCACTCTCGTAATTACACTcctttaattatttttgcaTTTTCAAAGAAAGAATGCGAAGTTAATGCTACAACATTGCATAAGGTTAATTTAACTGATGATTCAGAAAAAGAAGTCATAAAAgaattatatgaaaatgcTATTCAAATATTAGCAGATGATGATAGAGCATTGCCACAGGTCCAATTTATTTTACCACTATTATTAAGAGGGATTGGTATTCATCATGGAGGATTATTACCAATAATTAAAGAAATTATAGAAATTATGTTTCAAGAATCATTATTAAAAGTTTTATTTAGTACTGAAACATTTTCTATGGGTATAAATATGCCAGCCAAAACAGTCGTATTTACATCACTAAAAAAATTTGATGGGTTAGAAAAAAGATTAATCACATCAGGTGAATATATTCAAATGGCAGGAAGAGCTGGAAGAAGAGGATTAGATGATAGAGggattgttattattatgctAGATAGTCCATTACATTGGAAAGATGCTGAAAAACTGTTTGTAGGCGAAGCTAATCGATTAGTGAGCCAATTTCATTTAGGTtataatatgatattaaatttattaagaATCGAAGGTATTACACCAGAATTTATGATTGAAAGATCTTTTATTCAATatcaaatgaaaaaaaatcttTTCGAACAAATTTTTGCATCAAAAAAAGTTGAACAAAAAAGTCaagaaattttaaatatattgacaaatatttatttaggTCAAAATGGGGAAGAATTTACTAAagcatatttattaaatcaaGTTAAAACAAACGATGTGgaaacaattttaaaaaataaaaatgtaaaaaatgaagGAACACATATTTTACTTGAAAATAACGATCCAAATGACCCCAAAACAATagatgattataataatagtgaAACTTCAAACACGGTActcaaaaattatattactaCATTTTCTGAAATATCTAATTACTACATAACACGAAATAAACTTGTTGAACTGGGGGAAACTTATAGATCATTATTAAcatctaaaaaaaatataactcaATATTTGACCATGGGTAGATTACTATATGCTGTTGAGGACGACTTGAAGTGGGGATGGTGTATTTGTATTGAAGGGAGAATTGctgaagaaaaatataacaataatcataaaaataatagtacaGGAAATAATCGTAATACAggaaatgataataatatcattGGCTATGATACCAACCACACCAATAGTTCCAACGatacaaaatttaataaaaaaaactctgtagaaaataatagaaataatacaaatatattagtCGTAGAATGCTTAGTTCCCTATGTTCAAAACAAAAAACGAAAGTTTCCtcaaaataatgatgatgatgatgataataaaaattcccAAAAAAGAGATTTAGAATTTTTACCAGCTCATGATAGATTAAAAGCTCAATGGAAAGTCAtgacattttatataaaatgcatatatCAAATATCAGCagttgttttaaatatagaaaaaccATTTGATAAATCTTCTGAAGAAGAAAttgaaaaagttaaaaataaatataatactatGGTGAGCTGCTTAAAGGGAGAACAAAATATACCAGTTATTGGTTCAAATCAAATGAATATTAAAGATGATgagttttttaaaattgttaaaaatatttattattatgaaaatatattaaataaaaataaattattaaataataaaaatttaaataaatattatcaattATATAGTAAATATGTTGCTTTGCAATGTGAAAAAAACATACTTGATTGCAATATTGAACAATGTAAATTTATTGTATTAAAAAaggaattaaataatatgctCATATTACTAGAAAGCTTAAACTATATTGAAATTACATATAAAACCCATGAAAAAAATCAAACAAATAATGATCAAACAAATCGTTCCGATGGCGAAAATGACCAAAAACAAATTGATACTATTAACGAAAAATTGCTTACACAAAGTGACACTCATAATGACATcactaataaaaataataatgatgaaaaaaactATGTTGTTACAATGAAAGGACAAATAGCTAGTGCAATTTTAAGTGTGGATGAATTAGTTATAtctgaattatttttttcaaattttttcaGTAAATATACTTATGATTATATATGCGCATTCTTATCATGTTTTGTATATGATGAATcaacaaataaagaaattacCATTAACGACCCTATACTAATCGAAGGATATCAGCAAATAACTAAAACAGCAACAATAATAGCtaataaaatgaatcaaTGTGGaatgaatataaatgtaaaagATTATTTGGAAAAATTTAAATCAGCTATTATGCCTATTGTTTTGTTATGGGCTCGTGGTCATTCCTTCATGGAAATTCTCGCGGATTCACAAATATATGAAGGATCAATAATAAGAACATTAAG acGTTTGGATGAACTACTAAGACAAATGATTTGCGCATTTAGAGgaattaataatgataatatgtGTGAAATCTTAACCACCGCTACAAAAAAGTTGCGCCGGGGAATTCCATTTTCACCTTCCCTCtatttataa